The following is a genomic window from Hippoglossus stenolepis isolate QCI-W04-F060 chromosome 14, HSTE1.2, whole genome shotgun sequence.
aATGTAAATTTAATGCaaattttaaatcattcattatgtttttcattctcACGAATCTACATGAATGAGGAACATGcacccaagtgtgtgtgtgtgtgtgtgtgtgtgtgtgtgtgtgtgtgtgtgtgtgtgtgtgtgtgtgtgtgtgtgtgtgtgtgagagagaagacaTTTTCCTATTTTTGTGCATAGAATACAAAACTGAACCACCTCATCTCTTGATCTCGCAGGTTTCCACAAGGACACATTCAATTCACCGTCTATATAATCATTATACTGAACCCTTTGTTGTATATCAGTGCGTCACTATTGGTCCAGAAGAGTCTTTGTAACCTTTCTAACCAATGTAACCTGCCTCTGCTTTTACTTCGGTATCTATGAGAAACAGCCTTTGGATGATGTCATGTGCCAGTTTGACGTGCACTGCACTAGTCTAGAAAAAGGATAGGATATATCAGATCTTCTAACTTCTACTGATTTTGcttagttttattttgtcacaatTTGAGCCATGAAACTTTGTACCAAGACTAAACAACTCAAATTGCAAATGACTCTAATacatttcagtttaattttattttccacGAGGTGTCACCAACATGCCTTCATCCGATCAGAGCAATGAAAGGTGTAATGTAAAGCAGAGCAGCATTAAAAACTAGTGCAAGtgcagtttgtttgttcttcttttggataaaaaatatatcattcaGCTCATCTTATACAGTCTCTATGGCAGATTCAACAGGTCTGtccacaccagcagcagcagcatcagccaAAATAaatatgctgctgctgcactcccATTGGACGCCCAAATCAACTCCATTTTAGATAAATGGTTGTGATTGGCCAGATCAGTGGATTAAAACATGAACTTGCTGATTGGTTAAATTTCACAGATGTTGTTAAGCTCAACAGCGTGGTTCTGCAGGTAaaatttcattttctgtaaaGAGATTTTGACAATCAGCCATAACCTTGTGACCATCCAATGTAGACTTACCACAAGCTACGAGAGTGTGAAACAATGTCAATTGACAGCTGTGATGAGTGTGgttgctgttaccatggaaaaTATAACAGCGAAAATCCTGTCGAATACAATTGGATGGTTTAGCGTTTCATTATGTTGACCACAGAGCTACCATGATTTCCCTTTCTaacatgctgcagtttttcAGAGTGGGGGAAAAAGTCCAAAGGGGTGAAAATCCCTACAACAAGATTAAGTCATTGGAAAGCGATCATTCCGAATGAgttatgggatgtgtagttccttcactcttaaacAATTATCTACACAgtcctgtttcttttttgcttAAAACTCTTTAACAGTATAACACATAACAGACAATTATAATGACTGGAGAAGATCtcaatttagaaaataaatggtAAATTTACTTCCGGAACCAGAGCCATTGTCAGTAAAGTGGCCGTCACTCTTACGCTGTATTGTCTCAGTTTCAAACAACTGTGGACCAataagctttttatttaatttcttctcATTGTCATTTGGATTTAGCAAATATACACAGTTAGCCTACTTTTTCTAGTTTGCTTTTTAACGAACATTGTACACAACTGCACCAAAGAACAAACTATTACCTTATTAGTAGTTTACTAACAGATTGAGCTGATTCATCTCAGAGATGTCTGAGAGCTGCGACTATTTTAATCTCATTTGTGATCGACATCTATACATATTCATGAGAGTTTACCAGGGAGCAGTACAAGGGCTGCcagtcagaggaagagagagagcgagacaaaCAGCCAGAGAGTCGCTCAGTGAATGTTGGAGCGTGCGTTGAAATTGGGGCGCATAGCGATGGGTGGTCCATTATGATGGTGTTGTTTTCAAAGTCACACAGATGTATGGGGGGCTGACAGGGCTGAGATAAACGCAGCGTCATGGTAAATAGATCCAGATCAAAAGTTTTATATGGGCAGCTTTCACTTATTCACTTTGTCCCTCACTCCATCTGCTGCTCCGTCACAGTGAGCTAGTCGTCCTGTCAGACATCCATTTGGACCAGCACCAGCACTGGCGGCGCCTCAGCCACTTTGGCTTTGCGACGCAGCAGATGAGTCAGGCTCCTGAAGGATGGAGTGGCGTGGAGGAGAAGTTCCTTGAGAGCGGCCCGAAACTCCGTGCGGACCAGGCAGTAGAGCACGGGGTTGAGGCAGCTGTTGGTGTGAGCCAAGCACACAGTCAGGGGGAAAGCATAAGCCTGCACATTGTAGAAAGCCTTGCTGAAGGGCACAAGGTCAAACTTTATGAGCACCCCCCACAGAGTCAGCGCCTGGTTGGGCAGCCAgcacagaaagaaggagagaaccACGATGATGATGGATTTGGTTACTTTGGAGCGCCGGTTTTGCCGACCTTGCTCACTTTCTGTGCTCGATGCACCGGCTATTCTTCGGGTGAGGATCAAGCGCAGTAGCAGGAGATAGCAGACTGTAATTATGATGAGAGGAATGAGGAAGCCCAGCAGAAGCTTTTGCAGCTGGTATAGACCCAAGAGAAGCTGCGGATCCCAACTGCCAGAGTCTGGAAAGCGCACCAGGCATAGCTCCTCATCTGATACCTGGGCGCTGGTGGAGTAGATGGCGTGGGGCAAAGTGGCCAGCAGAGAGACAGCCCAGATGCCAAGGCTTGTACACTTGGCTCTGGCAGCTGCTGCACGCCTGCTGTGCATCTTCATTGCAGTGGAGATAGAGTAATATCGTGCCACGCTCATAGCTGTGAGGAAGAACACGCTGGCGTACATGTTCATGGTGGTGACAGAGCTGATGATTTTGCACATCACACGGCCAAATGGCCAACGGAAGTCCAGGGCTGTGTCCACTGCCCAGAAAGGTAAAGTGAGGACAAACTGGAGGTCTGTGATGGCCAGACCCATCACGAAGCAGTTGATGGACGACTGCTTCTGCCTGTAGCGCGAGTGCAGCAGATACAGAGCAAGCGAGTTTCCCACCAGCCCGAGTGCACAGACTATAGAGTAGACACACGCTATCATGATACGCAGCACCAGGCTGGAGTTGTCTCCTGGAAAATCCATGATAGATTCCCTGGTGAGGAGCTCCAGCCAGCAGTGCAGTGACATGTTGGAATCTCTGCTGGAGTTGCCAGGGTTGTCCTCCTGCAATATCTGCTGCTCACATGGCTCTGGAGCCAGTGTCTGAGCCTCAGTCTCATTCAGCTTCATGGCTGGACTCTCCTGCTCACATATCACTTTGGGCAGCAAAGttgaaattcacaaaaaaaagagagaggaaaagtttGCGTGAGCCTCATTTTGAGCGTTCCTGCTCCATCTGTGCCAGGATATTTTCCATAGGGCTGCAGATGCGATCCTCAGCCGCTGttatcctctcctcctctctccaggacTACTTCAGCTCCGCGCGCCACGCCACGTTTATAGGATTCCACGCGAACGCGCACAGCTCAGTCGCGCGGTCGATGATGCGCTCCTCACCATGCTGGATGGTCGGAGCGGACGCACGCCTCTGATAGCCTCAGCCACATCACAGTCTGCCAGCATGTCCATCGGTCGTTAAGCATAATGTATTTTGACACAGGCGCCTCCACAGAATCCCGTTTGCGCTGCGCCGGCTGTAAAAGCGAAGAAGCGGAGACAATGGCGCGCGTAAAATATGCAAACGTGCCGTGAGGATGTGTGTGCTCAATTTTTACTGTAGCCAACAGTTAGTGCAGTTCTGTGTTGGATGACGGCGATGAGGAGGGGAAGGATCAAGGACACGACATAACGCGCTGCAGGGAACCCAACTGCGCACATTGCGCACTGACTGTAAATGTCAAAAGGATAAAGACGTCTTGCGCATTCCTTCTATAAAGTGTGCCCCTTTCCTTAAATCCCCCGGCAGCTGCAACTTTCTAAGGAGAAAAGGAAACCGGGTCAGCACAGGGAATTTTTTGAATACAGCATGAAAATGAAGTTTATGGAAATTGTACTCAGGGTCCAACGTCTGAgagctctctgctctgtgaacaTCACAAATGATCCTGGACAAAAAATACTGTTCTCTGAATGTTATGGTTGCAACCTTTATAtgattcatttagattttattcttatttatattattaattttcatattttattttgttcactcGTTTCTCAAACTACCTAAACTACACAGTATGTGCACAGTGTCTACTTCATATAGGAGAAGCAACACAACACTAGTGTGTATTTACAAACTTAATTCTATATGTATgcacatatacatatttatttattttactttgtgtgtttgagtttgctTTATTACTTGTGGCAACAATAAAAAgcatcataaataaatatccaAAACAGAAGCCAAACTTGTAGTGATAACACTCCAAAACATTTGATCTCACCTGATGTCATCAGGGACATTATTAAGCATGAAGCTCAAAAGGATAAGCGGAAGATGGACTTGAAAACATTTTAGCTTTTAGATTTGAGAGCTGGCAGTTCTACTAAGATCCCAACAGGTTAccatttttcaaaacaagataaaagctgaggatttgtgtttttctctaaaTAAACAACTTGTGTTATGGATTCAGGAGAGTGAATAGTTTAGCAGcaccaaaagaaaataaagtagaaataaaatcatACGGGAGTTAATtacaaacagaataaaacatttaactgaaTTCCTAGTATAACATCGCTTGACGCACTGATTGTTAAGTGTTTTCTGGCTCTGAACTGATATCATTTGCATCATAATTGATGGAATAATGACAATGATGAGGCTATCTATATCTGTCCTCCCAGACTGTGTTAATGTGTCTCCTCTTTACATAATGTACTGTAAAACCACAGTTGTATAATCAAAATTCACTTTTCCTCAGCATCCATTGGCTGCCAGCTGGCATCGAGTGGGAAAGTGCACTGTGCCACCTGTTGTGGCTGCTGTTGATCTAACAGCGAAGCCCGGGCACACTTCAGAATAAGTGAAGAAACAGCTTTAAATGAAACCTATCTGTCCACAGACAGAAAAGTATAACCcttaaacaaataaaagggGGCTGTCATCCTAGCTTGGTTCCTTTTCTCAAGGAACAGACTTTTTGAGGGGAATCACTTCCTCCTTGTCTGTAAGTGATCCCTGCCTGTAAGTGTCTgagcaaattaaaaagacatGACTGCGAGAAGAAAGGAATAATCTTCACTGTTCTAATCTGTCGTGACCCACCTCTTGTCATTCAAACAATCCTTAAACCTCCGAATGCACAAGCGCTGACAGCATGCTTTGTTTAATGTTCTCAGCATTCAAATGTGTGATGTAAAATAAGCACCTGACATTTCTTTGCAAACCAAACCACTTTTCATCTGAGTTATTATGCTGCTGCGAACATCACTAATTGCAGCTGATGGAAAGGCCTTCTTAGCGCATCAGTTAACATGGTGAGACTCGTTTTTACTTGTGTGGTGTGTTAAAAGTTGTATATTGTAACCCCACCTCTAGAAAACTCGAAGCAGTTGGATCATG
Proteins encoded in this region:
- the rxfp3.2b gene encoding relaxin family peptide receptor 3.2b, producing the protein MKLNETEAQTLAPEPCEQQILQEDNPGNSSRDSNMSLHCWLELLTRESIMDFPGDNSSLVLRIMIACVYSIVCALGLVGNSLALYLLHSRYRQKQSSINCFVMGLAITDLQFVLTLPFWAVDTALDFRWPFGRVMCKIISSVTTMNMYASVFFLTAMSVARYYSISTAMKMHSRRAAAARAKCTSLGIWAVSLLATLPHAIYSTSAQVSDEELCLVRFPDSGSWDPQLLLGLYQLQKLLLGFLIPLIIITVCYLLLLRLILTRRIAGASSTESEQGRQNRRSKVTKSIIIVVLSFFLCWLPNQALTLWGVLIKFDLVPFSKAFYNVQAYAFPLTVCLAHTNSCLNPVLYCLVRTEFRAALKELLLHATPSFRSLTHLLRRKAKVAEAPPVLVLVQMDV